In Deltaproteobacteria bacterium PRO3, the following proteins share a genomic window:
- a CDS encoding class I SAM-dependent methyltransferase codes for MNLKAHWESVYERKKPEEVSWYQENPARSLAMIESAGLGKEDPIIDVGGGASKLASVLYDLGYRNLTVLDISKKALETARQRMGAAADAVQWVEADVTRFRAPQRYRFWHDRAVFHFLTDPADRKLYLETLRNSLSNPGYVMIASFSLEGPERCSGLPVQRYSQETLQQTLGSEFECLRRESEAHRTPGGTLQQFLYSLFRREV; via the coding sequence ATGAACCTCAAAGCCCACTGGGAATCGGTCTACGAACGGAAAAAGCCGGAAGAAGTCAGCTGGTACCAAGAAAATCCCGCACGCTCGCTGGCGATGATCGAGTCCGCCGGCTTGGGCAAGGAAGACCCCATCATCGACGTGGGGGGAGGCGCCTCCAAGCTTGCCTCCGTCCTTTACGACTTGGGCTATCGCAACCTAACCGTCCTGGATATTTCGAAAAAGGCCCTGGAGACGGCCAGGCAAAGGATGGGCGCCGCGGCGGACGCCGTTCAATGGGTCGAAGCCGACGTCACGCGCTTCCGCGCTCCGCAACGCTACCGCTTCTGGCATGACCGGGCCGTCTTCCACTTTTTGACGGATCCGGCGGACCGGAAGCTTTACCTTGAAACGCTGCGAAACTCCCTCTCCAATCCGGGTTACGTCATGATCGCGAGTTTCTCATTGGAGGGCCCGGAAAGATGCAGCGGTCTTCCCGTCCAACGCTACAGCCAGGAAACCCTGCAGCAGACCTTGGGGTCGGAATTCGAATGCCTGCGCCGCGAAAGCGAAGCGCACCGAACGC
- a CDS encoding ABC transporter ATP-binding protein: protein MSRDSKKIEKLRRRAKERRDEKTHRQARRYQKHLQSRCWRRFLGYLGAYRGRIAGIVALILLTALFEIVLPQIVRFVLDVVVPRKDYRLLGWTIAAGAGCYLLHAAFRYLEQRSVVDFSLRLVAHIRRDLFAYQLSLPLDYFEKNGPGRLLSKLTYSTTMIKLLVETFAYTCLRTLVLIALIVIAAAFIDLKLTLILLLLAPLVAIYIRRLNRYMSEVASQLQTKNDQILQVLQRVYSSIRIFQVFGNPEKEVRRLDELLQGDLAFRLKRTMVYAGNNILIHLLTAIIVLGALWYGGAQIIQGKLSQGDVMAYVIYLSMLLYPVAEFVRASAFLQAGKIGVRTVFSVYENHAPLPEPAHPVEAREIRGDLEFRNVWFSYPGGGPGLKHLNLKAKAGRRLLVVGASGSGKSTLLNLLLRLYDPERGSVCVDGIPVQRFRLRDLRSLFTVVLQEELHAEDSVMENLYLAEEADWAAKVEGTLGWTRQLGIDRKLTRRHKKLGEAMGSGGLGFSRGELQKVALLRAARRPAPIVLLDEPTASMDPRSERQALEKMGEWFRGKTVLMISHRPVPEFQADWIAVLREGRIEAQGSHFYLLKHSAYYRDLLRRPGPPEASAPDGAADAGA, encoded by the coding sequence TTGAGCCGAGACTCCAAAAAAATCGAAAAACTGCGCCGCCGAGCCAAGGAGCGGCGAGACGAAAAAACCCACCGCCAGGCGCGGCGCTACCAAAAGCACCTGCAAAGCCGGTGCTGGCGGCGCTTCCTGGGCTACCTGGGCGCCTATCGCGGCAGGATCGCGGGCATCGTCGCGCTGATCCTCTTGACCGCCCTCTTCGAGATCGTCCTTCCCCAAATCGTCCGCTTTGTCCTGGACGTGGTCGTGCCGCGCAAGGACTATCGCCTGCTCGGCTGGACCATCGCGGCGGGGGCCGGCTGCTACCTCCTGCACGCCGCGTTCCGCTACCTCGAGCAGCGCAGCGTGGTGGATTTTTCGCTGCGGCTCGTCGCCCACATTCGGCGCGACCTCTTCGCCTATCAACTCTCGCTGCCGCTGGATTACTTCGAGAAGAACGGGCCGGGCCGCCTGCTCTCGAAGCTCACCTACAGCACGACCATGATCAAGCTCCTGGTCGAGACCTTCGCCTACACCTGCCTGCGCACCCTAGTCCTGATCGCTTTGATCGTCATCGCCGCGGCCTTCATCGACCTCAAATTGACCCTGATCCTTCTCCTCTTGGCTCCCCTCGTCGCGATTTACATCCGCCGGCTCAATCGTTACATGAGCGAGGTCGCCTCTCAGCTGCAGACCAAGAACGACCAAATTCTGCAGGTCCTGCAGCGCGTCTACAGCTCGATTAGAATCTTCCAGGTTTTCGGCAACCCAGAAAAGGAAGTCCGCCGCCTCGACGAGCTGTTGCAGGGCGATTTGGCCTTCCGCCTCAAGCGGACCATGGTCTACGCCGGCAACAACATCCTGATCCACTTGCTCACCGCGATCATTGTCCTGGGTGCGCTTTGGTACGGAGGGGCCCAGATCATCCAAGGCAAGCTCAGCCAGGGCGACGTCATGGCCTACGTCATCTATCTCAGCATGCTGCTTTACCCGGTGGCCGAGTTTGTGCGGGCCAGCGCCTTCCTGCAGGCCGGAAAGATCGGCGTGCGCACCGTCTTTTCGGTCTACGAAAACCACGCGCCGCTGCCTGAGCCCGCCCATCCCGTCGAGGCCCGCGAGATTCGCGGCGACCTCGAGTTTCGCAACGTCTGGTTTTCCTATCCGGGCGGTGGGCCGGGCTTGAAGCACCTGAACTTGAAGGCCAAGGCCGGGCGACGGCTCCTCGTGGTCGGCGCCAGCGGGAGCGGGAAATCGACCCTGCTCAATCTCCTGCTGCGCCTCTATGACCCGGAGCGCGGCAGCGTCTGCGTCGACGGAATCCCCGTCCAGCGCTTCCGCCTGCGCGACCTGCGGAGCCTCTTCACCGTCGTCCTGCAGGAGGAGCTGCACGCGGAGGACAGCGTGATGGAGAACCTCTACCTCGCGGAGGAGGCCGATTGGGCGGCGAAGGTGGAAGGGACGCTCGGCTGGACGCGGCAATTGGGGATAGACCGCAAGCTCACGCGGCGCCACAAGAAGCTCGGCGAGGCGATGGGCAGCGGCGGGCTCGGCTTCTCGAGAGGGGAGCTGCAAAAGGTCGCGCTGCTGCGCGCGGCGCGGCGCCCGGCCCCGATCGTTCTGCTCGACGAGCCCACCGCCTCGATGGACCCCCGATCGGAACGCCAGGCCTTGGAGAAGATGGGGGAGTGGTTCCGCGGCAAGACGGTCCTCATGATCTCGCACCGCCCGGTCCCCGAATTCCAGGCGGATTGGATCGCGGTGCTGCGCGAGGGCCGGATCGAGGCCCAGGGTAGCCACTTCTACCTGCTCAAGCACTCGGCGTATTATCGGGACCTGCTCCGGAGGCCAGGGCCTCCCGAAGCCAGCGCGCCAGACGGCGCAGCCGATGCAGGGGCCTGA
- a CDS encoding lipase family protein, with the protein MSNPSMRGRAAAFLFAGLLTLSSCGGTPPDTGLGNSGGGGDLGASAPDSGDNFSLNLALELARLDLQAYQMLNDFENGQPFSLPAPYTLVQTYLTDEPFEGENFGGMVPIAYVATQGPNIYVVFRGTKTVVEWFDDAQLGQVPYPFLAGGGLTEQGFTSVYATIHAEIVQTVNQLAQSGDFTALYVTGHSLGGALAVLAAPELAKATPFSSPVMYSFAGPRAGNPKFGLGTYDPNVATSWRVVNTNDLIPKLPNQVTVVFEGGTYKTYFYRHVETELDITFGNPVSGPTDITDIEFNHSLCNYYNTLCAETADPQACEQQAGGADGCNT; encoded by the coding sequence ATGTCCAATCCATCCATGCGCGGCCGCGCGGCGGCCTTTCTTTTTGCGGGTCTCTTGACGCTCTCCTCCTGCGGCGGAACGCCTCCCGACACGGGACTGGGCAACAGCGGCGGCGGCGGGGACCTCGGCGCCTCAGCTCCGGACTCGGGCGACAATTTCAGCCTCAACCTGGCCCTGGAATTGGCCCGATTGGATCTCCAGGCCTACCAGATGTTGAACGACTTCGAGAACGGGCAGCCCTTCTCGCTCCCCGCCCCCTACACCCTGGTGCAGACCTACCTGACCGACGAGCCCTTCGAGGGAGAGAATTTCGGCGGCATGGTGCCCATCGCCTACGTCGCGACCCAGGGTCCGAATATCTATGTCGTGTTCCGCGGCACCAAGACCGTCGTCGAGTGGTTCGACGACGCGCAGCTGGGGCAGGTGCCCTATCCCTTTCTCGCCGGCGGGGGCCTGACGGAGCAGGGCTTCACGAGCGTCTACGCGACGATCCACGCCGAGATCGTCCAGACGGTGAATCAACTGGCCCAGTCGGGGGATTTCACGGCGCTCTACGTGACCGGTCACAGTCTCGGCGGGGCGCTGGCGGTGCTGGCGGCGCCGGAATTGGCCAAGGCGACGCCCTTCTCTTCTCCCGTCATGTATAGCTTCGCCGGCCCGCGGGCCGGCAATCCCAAGTTCGGGCTCGGCACCTACGACCCCAACGTCGCGACCAGTTGGCGCGTGGTCAACACCAACGACCTGATTCCAAAATTGCCCAACCAGGTGACGGTCGTTTTCGAGGGCGGCACCTACAAGACCTATTTCTACCGGCACGTCGAGACCGAGCTCGACATCACCTTCGGCAATCCCGTCTCGGGACCCACGGATATCACCGACATCGAGTTCAACCACTCCCTGTGCAATTACTACAACACGCTCTGCGCGGAGACCGCCGACCCCCAGGCCTGCGAGCAGCAGGCGGGCGGGGCGGACGGCTGCAACACCTAG
- a CDS encoding cupin — MPRLIPHPTVIPAVGNKPKVIREYVGRANTGTQALSLAHMQSPAGWTEPGQRPEFDEYTLVLKGALTVEFEGGSLKVGAGQAVIAAKGEWVRYSSPDPEGAEYIALCLPAFSPQTVHRDPER; from the coding sequence ATGCCCCGTCTCATCCCCCATCCCACCGTCATCCCGGCCGTCGGCAACAAACCCAAGGTCATCCGCGAATACGTCGGCAGGGCGAACACGGGCACCCAGGCCTTGAGCCTCGCCCACATGCAGAGCCCGGCGGGTTGGACCGAACCCGGCCAACGGCCGGAATTCGACGAGTACACCTTGGTCCTGAAGGGAGCGCTGACTGTGGAGTTCGAGGGCGGCAGCCTGAAGGTCGGCGCGGGCCAGGCGGTGATCGCCGCCAAGGGCGAGTGGGTGCGCTACAGCAGCCCCGACCCGGAAGGGGCGGAATACATCGCCCTCTGCCTGCCGGCCTTCTCCCCGCAGACCGTACACCGCGACCCAGAGCGATAG
- a CDS encoding DUF3298 and DUF4163 domain-containing protein — MRRPMLHLWIALLCLISLAACQRSAPLRHQFEAFSRGLNQCSPADENCTYLKFSYPVFTQGPNPAGLKAINRRVMDFLLAPTGEKKADNLEGFAADFFADFQAYRRQFSNAPQVWSLERNVDVLVEDPKILSLSFRETQFLGGAHPNSSRTLVSLNPENGAPYTLDELLLPGYLDKLNALGEKKFREVRKIPEGQGLEEAGFDFPGGKFRLNENFAAGADGLIFYFNPYEVAAYVYGPTEVEIGYAELKDLINHKGPLRDLAK, encoded by the coding sequence ATGCGTCGCCCAATGCTTCATTTATGGATCGCCCTGCTCTGCCTGATCTCCCTCGCCGCCTGCCAGCGGAGCGCGCCGCTGCGCCACCAGTTCGAGGCATTCTCCCGCGGCCTCAACCAATGCAGTCCGGCGGACGAAAACTGCACTTATCTGAAATTCTCCTACCCCGTCTTTACCCAGGGGCCGAATCCCGCCGGGCTGAAGGCGATTAACCGGCGCGTCATGGACTTTCTGCTCGCCCCCACCGGGGAAAAGAAGGCGGACAATCTGGAGGGCTTCGCCGCGGACTTCTTCGCGGACTTCCAGGCCTATCGCCGGCAATTCTCCAACGCGCCCCAAGTTTGGAGCCTGGAGCGCAACGTCGACGTCCTAGTCGAGGACCCCAAGATTCTCAGCCTCTCCTTCCGGGAGACGCAGTTCCTCGGCGGGGCCCACCCCAACTCGAGCCGCACGCTGGTCAGCCTCAATCCCGAGAACGGCGCACCCTACACGCTGGACGAGCTCCTGCTCCCCGGCTACCTCGACAAGCTGAACGCCTTGGGCGAAAAGAAATTCCGTGAGGTCCGAAAGATCCCCGAGGGCCAGGGCCTGGAGGAGGCCGGCTTTGACTTCCCCGGCGGGAAGTTTCGGCTCAACGAGAACTTCGCCGCGGGCGCCGACGGGCTGATCTTCTATTTCAATCCCTATGAGGTCGCGGCCTACGTCTACGGGCCTACCGAGGTCGAGATCGGCTACGCCGAACTCAAGGACCTCATCAACCACAAGGGCCCGTTGCGCGACTTGGCCAAATAA
- a CDS encoding glutathione S-transferase, producing the protein MKLCYMPGSCALAPHIALHWIGKPFEIWKIDRELLQDAQYLKINPLGKVPALIEDDGATLTECGAILTYLAEKFPEARLGPGEGIRARYEMNQWISHLGGNVHPAFYPFFLTARYHPDPAQHAAVKEHVQAQIYKQMDLMERQMAGRDWVLEGRRTVVDAYLFALFRWNKRLPRPMTEYPNLLRWYRKMGEDPGVGRALAEQGLEL; encoded by the coding sequence ATGAAACTCTGCTACATGCCCGGCAGTTGCGCCCTGGCGCCGCACATCGCCCTGCACTGGATCGGCAAACCTTTCGAGATCTGGAAGATCGATCGCGAGCTGCTGCAGGACGCGCAGTACCTCAAGATCAACCCCCTCGGCAAAGTCCCCGCCCTGATCGAGGACGACGGCGCGACGCTCACCGAGTGCGGAGCGATTTTAACCTACCTCGCGGAGAAATTCCCCGAGGCCCGGCTCGGCCCCGGCGAGGGGATCCGCGCGCGCTACGAGATGAACCAATGGATCTCGCACTTGGGTGGCAACGTCCACCCGGCCTTCTATCCCTTCTTCCTGACCGCCCGTTACCACCCTGATCCGGCTCAGCATGCCGCCGTCAAGGAACATGTTCAGGCGCAGATCTACAAGCAGATGGACCTCATGGAGCGCCAGATGGCGGGACGCGACTGGGTCTTGGAGGGGCGGAGGACGGTCGTCGACGCCTACCTCTTCGCGCTGTTCCGCTGGAACAAGCGACTGCCGCGGCCGATGACGGAGTATCCCAACCTCCTGCGCTGGTACCGGAAGATGGGCGAGGATCCCGGCGTGGGGCGCGCCCTCGCCGAGCAGGGACTCGAACTGTAA